One segment of Bremerella sp. JC817 DNA contains the following:
- a CDS encoding TIGR02391 family protein: protein MLFALSTRQKRDSCGNNVIAFLCALIHPSRFAGRIPEFEAFRASINYQLAFIGISINEKAEAVPISAASTISEAHERANELRSELQHRAVHPDILAFCSAELLQDNYFHCVLEATKSAAQKIRDRTGIEADGSGLVDQVFSINSPRLALNTLQTESEQSEQKGFANLLKGVFGTFRNVTAHSPKIHWAVNRTDAMYALTMLSYIHRRLDEAVLVR from the coding sequence ATGCTGTTTGCACTTTCCACTAGGCAGAAACGTGATTCCTGCGGCAACAACGTCATCGCATTTCTCTGTGCATTGATACATCCATCACGTTTTGCTGGCCGTATTCCAGAGTTTGAAGCGTTCCGAGCGTCAATAAATTATCAACTTGCATTCATTGGGATTTCAATTAACGAAAAGGCTGAGGCAGTCCCAATTTCAGCCGCTTCTACAATCTCCGAAGCTCACGAAAGGGCTAACGAGCTTCGATCTGAGCTACAACATCGTGCGGTTCATCCCGATATCCTAGCATTCTGTAGTGCTGAATTATTGCAAGACAATTATTTTCACTGCGTTCTCGAAGCCACCAAAAGTGCCGCTCAAAAGATTCGAGATCGTACAGGCATTGAAGCTGACGGAAGTGGTTTGGTGGACCAAGTGTTTTCAATTAATTCTCCACGGCTTGCCCTCAACACCCTTCAGACGGAATCGGAACAGTCTGAACAGAAGGGTTTTGCTAATCTCCTTAAGGGAGTCTTTGGGACGTTTCGCAACGTGACAGCACATTCACCTAAGATTCACTGGGCCGTGAATCGGACCGACGCAATGTATGCCCTCACCATGCTTTCGTATATTCACCGCAGACTTGATGAGGCGGTGTTGGTTCGCTGA